One Candidatus Niyogibacteria bacterium genomic region harbors:
- a CDS encoding PIG-L family deacetylase encodes MAKKVRKFLVFSPHPDDADFGFSGSAAELAKNGNEIFYCVITDGSKGAHKAGLNAGAMKNTRRKEQMNAAKIVGVKKVLFLDELDGEVENTKALRKKIVKVIRMVGPDIIVSPDPANKSFISFYGSHRDHRTSAEAVFDAIYPAAGSKYYFPELAKKFKPHQINEAWFWNPENPNKFMDISKTIGLKLKALRAHKSQFHDMRLLEKGVVERARLNGKKSGTKYAEPFRRLTF; translated from the coding sequence ATGGCAAAGAAAGTCAGAAAATTTCTGGTATTTTCTCCGCACCCCGACGACGCGGATTTTGGTTTTAGCGGAAGCGCCGCGGAGCTTGCCAAAAACGGCAATGAAATTTTTTATTGCGTCATAACTGACGGCTCAAAAGGGGCGCACAAAGCCGGCCTGAATGCCGGAGCAATGAAAAATACGCGCCGCAAAGAACAGATGAACGCGGCCAAAATAGTCGGAGTTAAAAAAGTTTTGTTTCTGGATGAACTTGACGGAGAGGTTGAAAATACCAAAGCCCTGCGTAAAAAAATAGTCAAAGTTATCAGAATGGTCGGGCCGGATATAATTGTTTCTCCGGACCCGGCCAATAAATCTTTTATTAGTTTTTACGGCTCGCATCGCGACCATCGGACGTCGGCTGAAGCCGTTTTTGACGCCATTTACCCCGCGGCCGGTTCAAAATATTATTTTCCGGAATTGGCCAAGAAGTTTAAACCCCATCAAATAAACGAGGCCTGGTTTTGGAATCCTGAAAATCCGAATAAATTTATGGACATTTCTAAAACCATCGGACTGAAATTAAAAGCCCTGCGGGCGCATAAGAGCCAGTTTCATGATATGCGTCTGCTTGAAAAAGGAGTTGTAGAACGGGCGCGCCTAAACGGTAAAAAGAGCGGGACAAAATATGCCGAGCCATTCCGCCGGCTGACTTTTTGA
- a CDS encoding 8-oxo-dGTP diphosphatase — MTKKILTLCLIHNDTHVLLGLKKRGFGEGRWNGFGGKPVEGETIEQAAMREIKEEISVVPEDLKKRGVINFEFQGNPETLEVHLFSATKFKGEPTEGEEMKPEWYAKDEIPFDKMWPDDRHWFPLFLAGKNFNADFFFKDNDTIISHEIREA, encoded by the coding sequence ATGACTAAAAAAATTTTAACCCTCTGCCTTATTCATAACGATACTCATGTGCTTTTGGGTTTAAAAAAACGCGGTTTTGGAGAGGGCCGCTGGAACGGTTTTGGCGGAAAGCCGGTTGAAGGAGAAACCATTGAACAGGCGGCAATGCGCGAGATAAAAGAGGAAATTAGTGTTGTGCCGGAAGATTTAAAAAAGAGGGGAGTAATCAATTTTGAATTTCAGGGTAATCCCGAAACGCTGGAAGTGCATCTTTTTTCCGCGACAAAATTTAAAGGCGAGCCGACGGAAGGGGAAGAAATGAAGCCCGAATGGTACGCCAAAGATGAAATTCCGTTTGACAAGATGTGGCCCGACGACCGCCACTGGTTTCCCCTGTTTCTGGCCGGCAAAAACTTCAATGCCGATTTTTTCTTCAAGGATAATGACACGATTATCAGCCACGAAATAAGGGAGGCGTAA
- a CDS encoding TrmH family RNA methyltransferase, whose product MLKLIHYLFMVAILNNIRSSHNVGSIFRTADAAGVEKIYLCGITPGPRDKYGRINQKLAKVALGAEYSVSYEHYKSAAALIKKLKKEGYKILALEQHKKSVNIFKFKSVKKFKYALILGEETKGLPESILRQSDKILEIPQRGKKESLNVSVAFGIAIFQLIR is encoded by the coding sequence ATGTTAAAATTGATACACTATCTTTTTATGGTCGCGATTTTAAATAACATCCGTAGTTCGCATAATGTCGGCTCAATTTTCAGGACGGCCGACGCCGCCGGCGTTGAGAAAATTTATTTATGCGGAATTACGCCCGGGCCCCGCGATAAATACGGCAGAATAAATCAGAAACTGGCGAAAGTCGCGCTCGGCGCGGAATACTCCGTGTCGTATGAACATTACAAGTCCGCGGCCGCCTTGATTAAAAAATTAAAAAAAGAGGGCTATAAAATACTCGCGCTTGAACAGCATAAAAAGTCGGTTAATATCTTTAAGTTCAAATCTGTTAAAAAGTTTAAATACGCACTTATTTTGGGCGAAGAAACAAAAGGTCTGCCGGAAAGTATTTTGAGACAATCGGATAAAATTTTGGAAATTCCCCAGAGGGGCAAAAAGGAATCGCTTAATGTCAGCGTTGCCTTTGGTATAGCCATTTTTCAGCTGATACGCTAA
- a CDS encoding DoxX family membrane protein, with product MKTASAHILRIGLGITFVWIGVLILQNPAAWSGFIKPWAVNFLFTTPEKTMIGAGIFDLAVGFFLLINFWTFTASLLAVLHLALVLLVSGINAITVRDIGLLAGALALALDFWSRRKNYFST from the coding sequence ATGAAAACCGCCTCGGCGCATATTTTACGAATAGGATTGGGCATTACTTTTGTCTGGATAGGCGTTTTGATTTTGCAAAATCCCGCGGCCTGGAGCGGGTTTATAAAGCCGTGGGCCGTGAATTTTCTTTTTACTACTCCGGAAAAAACGATGATTGGCGCGGGTATTTTTGATTTGGCGGTGGGTTTTTTCCTGCTGATTAATTTTTGGACATTCACGGCCTCGCTTTTAGCCGTTCTTCATTTGGCGCTGGTTTTATTGGTTTCGGGAATTAACGCCATAACCGTTCGCGACATAGGACTTCTGGCAGGCGCTTTAGCTCTTGCGTTGGATTTTTGGTCTCGCCGAAAAAATTACTTTTCGACATAA
- the tgt gene encoding tRNA guanosine(34) transglycosylase Tgt: MRFEILKKSKRSRARLGILHTERGEVETPALVSVATQAVVKTLTSEEAAAAGCRLLIANTFHLHLKPGEKIIESAGGLHQFMNWPGALMTDSGGFQVFSLGFGHDLGVGKKISGQSGKEIMISEHSQPKSVKITDDGVHFRSPVDGRPLFLGPRESIKIQEALGADIIFAFDECTAPLSSKDYIKKSLARTHKWAKICLESKKNKKQSLFGITQGSDFKDLRQESAKFINSLGFDGYGIGGDLGVSKKTTKDIISWTLPLLDEKKPRHLLGIGKLEDIELIIKSGIDTFDCTVPTHYARTGVAFTNSGPVNLSQSRFLKDKKPIDEHCSCFVCKNYRRNYISHLLRAREITPLRLLTMHNLFCFNKFVENIRRKIKEGKL; this comes from the coding sequence ATGCGTTTTGAAATACTTAAAAAATCAAAAAGGAGCCGGGCGCGGCTGGGGATTTTGCATACCGAGCGCGGCGAAGTTGAGACACCGGCCCTTGTATCGGTGGCGACGCAGGCGGTTGTAAAAACTTTGACTTCGGAAGAAGCCGCGGCCGCCGGCTGCCGGCTTTTGATTGCCAACACTTTTCATCTGCATTTGAAGCCCGGCGAAAAAATAATTGAATCGGCCGGCGGCTTGCATCAATTTATGAATTGGCCCGGCGCGCTCATGACCGATTCCGGCGGATTTCAGGTTTTTAGTTTGGGTTTTGGACATGACTTGGGCGTGGGAAAGAAAATAAGCGGACAATCCGGCAAAGAAATTATGATTTCAGAACACTCCCAGCCGAAATCGGTAAAAATTACCGACGACGGCGTCCATTTCCGTTCGCCCGTGGACGGCCGCCCGCTTTTTTTAGGTCCGAGAGAATCAATAAAAATACAGGAGGCCCTCGGCGCCGATATTATTTTTGCTTTTGACGAATGTACCGCCCCCCTGTCGTCAAAGGACTATATTAAAAAATCTCTGGCACGCACCCACAAATGGGCGAAAATATGTTTGGAATCAAAAAAAAATAAAAAACAATCGCTATTCGGCATAACGCAGGGCTCTGATTTTAAGGACTTGAGACAGGAAAGCGCGAAATTTATAAATTCGCTGGGTTTTGACGGATACGGCATCGGAGGAGATTTGGGCGTAAGCAAGAAAACAACCAAAGACATAATTTCGTGGACGCTCCCGCTTCTTGATGAAAAAAAGCCAAGGCATTTATTGGGTATAGGCAAACTTGAAGACATCGAACTTATAATTAAAAGCGGCATAGACACATTTGATTGCACCGTGCCCACGCATTACGCGCGAACGGGAGTTGCCTTTACGAATTCCGGACCGGTCAATCTCAGCCAAAGCCGCTTTTTGAAAGATAAAAAACCGATTGACGAGCATTGCTCCTGTTTTGTCTGCAAAAATTACAGGCGAAATTATATTTCACACTTGCTGCGCGCGCGGGAGATAACGCCCTTACGCTTATTGACGATGCATAATCTTTTTTGTTTTAATAAATTCGTGGAGAACATACGCCGGAAAATAAAGGAGGGAAAATTATGA
- a CDS encoding DoxX family protein — protein MNGGLTLLGASLILGIGVRFSSIFGALLMLLYYFPVLTFPYIGQNSYIIDDHIIYALVLVYFATVRAGRYWGLENWCANLPICKNFPGLHRWWG, from the coding sequence ATGAATGGGGGGCTGACTTTGCTTGGCGCGTCGTTAATTTTGGGTATCGGAGTCAGGTTTTCCTCGATTTTCGGCGCCTTGCTGATGCTTCTTTACTACTTTCCGGTTTTGACCTTTCCTTATATCGGCCAGAATTCATATATTATTGATGACCATATAATTTACGCTTTGGTTCTGGTTTATTTCGCGACAGTCCGCGCCGGACGCTACTGGGGTTTGGAAAACTGGTGCGCGAATCTGCCTATTTGCAAAAATTTCCCCGGACTTCACCGCTGGTGGGGGTAA
- a CDS encoding glucose 1-dehydrogenase, which produces MFGLKNKIALVTGARRGMGRTHALALAEQGAKVIVTDIDAGECLPVVEEIKARGGEAVCLRMDVSNADEVNKVFDEVIKFYGRLDILVNNAGVFLPKSALEMTEKEWDRTLAINLKGEFLCAQRAAKEMAKNKWGRIINIASIASGGVGIGFSYGAHYTASKGGIIGMTETMAIELAPLGINVNAIAPGVIDTPMVDAANTSKEEMDAMLSRVPLKRMGRPEEVSAAVVFLASDEAGYITGSTLYVDGGWLAA; this is translated from the coding sequence ATGTTTGGTCTTAAAAATAAAATCGCGTTAGTTACGGGCGCCAGGCGCGGTATGGGCCGGACGCATGCTTTGGCTTTGGCCGAACAGGGCGCGAAAGTTATCGTAACCGATATTGATGCCGGAGAATGTTTGCCGGTGGTTGAAGAGATTAAAGCAAGGGGAGGAGAGGCGGTTTGTTTGAGGATGGACGTATCAAATGCCGATGAGGTTAATAAAGTTTTTGACGAAGTAATTAAATTTTACGGCCGATTGGATATTTTGGTAAATAATGCCGGCGTATTTTTGCCCAAATCCGCGCTTGAAATGACTGAGAAAGAATGGGATAGGACACTGGCAATAAATTTGAAAGGAGAATTTCTTTGTGCTCAGCGCGCGGCCAAAGAAATGGCTAAAAATAAATGGGGTCGAATAATCAATATTGCTTCAATTGCTTCTGGCGGGGTCGGGATAGGTTTTTCATACGGCGCCCATTATACGGCTTCTAAAGGCGGGATAATCGGTATGACCGAAACGATGGCAATAGAACTGGCGCCTCTCGGCATAAATGTCAATGCTATTGCTCCTGGTGTTATTGATACGCCAATGGTTGATGCCGCAAACACCTCCAAAGAAGAAATGGACGCGATGCTTTCAAGGGTGCCGTTAAAAAGAATGGGCAGGCCCGAAGAAGTGTCGGCGGCAGTGGTATTTTTGGCTTCCGATGAGGCCGGTTATATAACTGGCTCAACTTTATATGTCGACGGCGGATGGTTGGCGGCTTAA
- a CDS encoding heavy metal translocating P-type ATPase has product MHPEILEESPGICHECGMNLITTSHKKHTDHKEHDKHAGHSTEAFLKKFWVSLILSIPVVIYSDILNQLFEWRAPAFYGSSYIPAVLGSIIFFYGGWIFLASAARELKARLPGMMTLIAVAIGAAYIYSIYVVLVGRPEEGLFWELSSLITVMLLGHWIEMRAVSGAQGALKELSKLIPDEAEVIKNGEPKKVRLEEIKEGDIVFVRPGGRIPTDGVVVEGESEANESMITGESAPVKKSASSEVIAGTINGDGALKIKVTKVGEHTFLAGIMRLVREAQASKSRLQILSDRAAYFLTIIAIAFGASAFIFWLVAKAGFGFAVERLVAVLVIACPHALGLAVPLVASISTTMAARRGFLIKQRLALELARKIDVVLFDKTGTLTKGEYGLTDIWNVGAENENELLRLAASVDAHSEHFISKAIVRAAAEKHLSLFEIKNFKRIAGKGVSGQIDGKEILVGGQAILEGVKSPLTDKLRGEIEIENKKGKTIIYALDRGSILGALALSDLIREESREALRALKEEGVRVAMITGDSDNVAKWVANELGIDEYFARVLPGEKSEKVKILQEKGMKVAMVGDGINDAPALTQADLGIAIGAGTNVAIESAGIILVRNDPRDIVKIIKLSRLTYNKMIQNLFWAAGYNVAAIPLAAGVLAFKGVLLQPAAAAILMSLSTVIVAINAILMRRKKI; this is encoded by the coding sequence ATGCATCCGGAGATTTTGGAAGAATCGCCGGGAATTTGCCATGAATGCGGAATGAATTTAATTACCACGAGTCATAAAAAGCATACTGACCATAAAGAGCATGATAAGCACGCCGGGCATTCAACCGAGGCGTTTTTGAAAAAATTTTGGGTGAGTTTGATTCTCTCTATTCCGGTTGTGATTTATTCCGATATTTTAAATCAGCTTTTTGAGTGGCGGGCGCCCGCATTTTACGGCTCTTCTTATATTCCTGCTGTTTTGGGCTCAATCATATTTTTTTACGGCGGGTGGATTTTTTTGGCGAGCGCCGCGAGGGAATTAAAAGCGCGTCTGCCGGGAATGATGACCTTGATAGCCGTCGCCATAGGCGCTGCTTACATTTATAGTATTTATGTCGTTTTGGTCGGACGCCCCGAAGAAGGCCTTTTCTGGGAGCTTTCCTCGCTGATTACGGTTATGCTTTTGGGCCATTGGATAGAAATGAGAGCGGTTTCGGGCGCGCAAGGAGCGCTTAAAGAACTCTCAAAACTTATACCCGACGAAGCCGAGGTGATTAAAAACGGCGAGCCCAAAAAAGTCCGTCTAGAAGAAATAAAGGAAGGAGATATTGTTTTTGTGCGTCCGGGCGGAAGAATTCCCACGGACGGAGTTGTTGTTGAAGGAGAATCGGAAGCCAACGAATCAATGATTACCGGAGAATCGGCCCCGGTAAAAAAATCCGCATCGTCAGAAGTCATCGCCGGCACCATAAACGGCGACGGCGCTTTGAAAATTAAAGTAACTAAGGTTGGAGAACATACTTTTTTGGCCGGAATCATGCGTTTGGTGCGCGAAGCCCAGGCGTCAAAATCCCGACTGCAGATTCTTTCCGACCGCGCGGCTTATTTCCTGACCATTATCGCGATTGCTTTCGGTGCCTCGGCCTTTATTTTCTGGCTTGTTGCTAAAGCCGGTTTTGGTTTTGCCGTTGAGCGGCTGGTTGCGGTTTTGGTCATTGCTTGTCCGCACGCTTTGGGTTTGGCGGTTCCTCTTGTGGCTTCAATATCAACGACTATGGCCGCGCGCCGGGGATTTTTGATTAAACAGCGTCTCGCGCTTGAGCTGGCCCGAAAAATTGATGTGGTGCTTTTTGATAAAACCGGAACATTGACCAAAGGAGAATACGGACTGACTGACATTTGGAATGTCGGCGCGGAGAATGAAAATGAACTTTTGCGTTTGGCGGCTTCGGTTGATGCTCATTCGGAGCATTTTATATCCAAAGCCATTGTAAGGGCGGCGGCGGAAAAACACCTATCGCTCTTTGAGATAAAAAATTTCAAGCGCATTGCCGGCAAGGGGGTTAGCGGCCAAATAGACGGCAAAGAAATTTTAGTCGGCGGACAAGCGATTTTGGAAGGAGTAAAGTCTCCTTTAACTGATAAATTGCGAGGCGAAATAGAGATAGAAAACAAAAAAGGCAAAACTATAATTTACGCGCTTGACCGCGGTTCTATTTTGGGCGCTCTGGCTTTATCCGATTTAATTCGTGAGGAATCAAGAGAAGCATTGCGCGCGCTTAAGGAAGAAGGCGTTAGGGTCGCTATGATTACCGGTGATTCGGATAATGTCGCAAAGTGGGTGGCAAACGAATTGGGAATAGATGAATATTTCGCGAGGGTCTTGCCGGGCGAAAAATCGGAAAAAGTAAAAATTTTGCAGGAAAAAGGGATGAAGGTTGCGATGGTGGGGGACGGAATTAACGATGCGCCGGCCTTAACGCAAGCAGATTTGGGCATAGCCATAGGCGCGGGAACGAATGTGGCCATTGAATCCGCGGGCATAATTCTTGTCCGAAACGACCCAAGGGATATCGTAAAGATAATTAAACTTTCGCGCCTCACATATAATAAGATGATTCAAAATCTTTTTTGGGCGGCGGGCTATAATGTTGCGGCAATTCCGCTGGCTGCGGGAGTTTTGGCGTTTAAGGGCGTATTGTTACAGCCGGCGGCGGCCGCAATCCTAATGTCGCTATCCACGGTGATAGTCGCGATAAACGCTATTTTAATGCGCCGAAAAAAGATATAA
- a CDS encoding thioredoxin family protein has protein sequence MLKVTLIRPPGCQHCAAVKVTLENMRADYPELTIEEIDMTTPEGQEMVKKYNILSSPGILVNDEFFAFGGATEEQLKKKFDELKQK, from the coding sequence ATGTTAAAGGTAACTCTTATTCGTCCTCCGGGCTGTCAGCATTGCGCCGCGGTTAAGGTAACTTTGGAAAATATGAGAGCTGACTACCCCGAACTTACCATTGAAGAAATTGATATGACCACGCCCGAAGGTCAAGAAATGGTTAAAAAGTATAATATCCTTTCAAGCCCCGGGATTCTTGTAAATGACGAGTTCTTCGCTTTTGGTGGCGCGACCGAAGAACAGTTGAAGAAAAAGTTTGACGAGTTAAAACAAAAATAA
- a CDS encoding cytochrome C biogenesis protein, with translation MGVNIIKIWLTAAAFILLSIILVGLFSLWTSPEFIPGYSLAFLAGISMIFLPCTFPLVFIIVPLALSRKIGKGLTMAFLFGLGLTLTFTLYGMALGWLGGFVALYKVITWMLLLGGIAALVFGVSELNLIKFKLPFKQTILPRSLQGKNDYIRSFFLGFFLGNAGVGCPNPAFYILFGYVATLGIPTVGASLGALHGLGRIVPLLFLVVLAVLGINAMNKLSFYQEKVKRWVAWALVALGAFIFNYGFFGMAWFEDSIIHQGWNRFLEVAFPKIAESAIIESSLNLPQGIGGIVPWVVFAGIIGAIILWDAVHLRKTDAANQNL, from the coding sequence ATGGGTGTAAATATAATTAAAATCTGGCTAACAGCCGCGGCTTTTATTCTGCTTTCAATAATTTTGGTGGGACTCTTTAGCTTATGGACATCGCCGGAATTTATTCCGGGATATTCTCTTGCTTTTCTTGCCGGCATCTCAATGATTTTTTTGCCATGCACCTTTCCGCTGGTATTTATCATCGTGCCGTTAGCGCTTTCGCGTAAAATCGGCAAAGGACTTACTATGGCCTTTCTTTTCGGTTTGGGATTAACCCTTACTTTTACTCTTTACGGAATGGCTCTTGGCTGGCTCGGGGGTTTTGTCGCTTTGTATAAAGTTATAACATGGATGTTGCTTTTGGGCGGAATCGCGGCGCTGGTATTCGGCGTTTCCGAACTTAATCTGATTAAATTCAAACTGCCTTTCAAACAAACAATTCTCCCGCGATCTTTACAGGGCAAAAATGATTATATCCGCAGTTTCTTTTTGGGATTCTTTCTCGGCAATGCCGGCGTGGGATGTCCGAATCCCGCTTTCTATATTCTCTTTGGTTATGTCGCGACTCTCGGTATTCCGACGGTCGGCGCGTCGTTGGGCGCGCTTCACGGACTTGGAAGAATTGTGCCGCTTTTATTCCTTGTTGTGCTTGCGGTATTGGGAATTAACGCAATGAACAAATTAAGTTTTTATCAGGAAAAAGTAAAACGATGGGTCGCATGGGCCCTGGTGGCGTTAGGCGCGTTTATATTTAATTATGGATTTTTTGGAATGGCCTGGTTTGAGGATTCAATTATCCATCAGGGATGGAACAGATTTTTGGAGGTTGCGTTTCCAAAAATAGCGGAATCGGCGATTATTGAATCGTCTCTGAATCTTCCGCAGGGAATTGGCGGAATTGTCCCGTGGGTTGTATTCGCGGGCATTATTGGCGCGATTATTTTGTGGGACGCGGTTCACTTGCGTAAAACCGACGCCGCTAATCAAAATTTATGA